One window of the Prochlorococcus marinus XMU1411 genome contains the following:
- a CDS encoding M15 family metallopeptidase, with product MEQNKDINQFDIPLAKRIHLNNYNSILLKKLFIYFPFIFLILSIFGLRLIRNKEIGSLRNLNLQAQRNHDHRILGHLPYDEISKEKLVLIEPNIEVHIDMRDSLLKMRDEAKRDGIYLVFLSGYRSINLQNEIFYSLKSIRNQDAAERARVSAPPGYSEHSTGFAIDIGDATQRETDFENEFENTDAFRWLIKNAAKFHFKLSFTKDNKYIDYEPWHWRYEGSIEALKVFETSNR from the coding sequence TTGGAACAAAACAAAGATATAAATCAATTTGATATACCATTAGCTAAAAGAATCCATTTAAATAATTACAACTCAATATTATTAAAAAAATTATTTATATATTTTCCATTTATTTTTCTTATCTTATCTATCTTTGGATTGCGATTAATTAGAAATAAAGAAATAGGATCTCTTCGCAATCTCAATTTACAGGCTCAGAGAAATCACGACCATAGAATTTTGGGCCATTTACCCTATGATGAAATTTCTAAGGAAAAACTAGTTTTAATTGAGCCCAATATTGAAGTTCATATTGATATGCGTGATTCTCTACTAAAGATGAGAGATGAAGCAAAAAGGGATGGGATATACTTAGTTTTCTTGAGCGGTTATAGATCAATAAATTTGCAGAATGAAATCTTCTATTCTTTAAAATCTATTAGAAATCAAGATGCAGCAGAAAGAGCTAGGGTTTCAGCCCCCCCAGGGTATTCTGAACATAGTACTGGTTTTGCAATTGATATTGGTGATGCTACTCAAAGAGAAACAGACTTTGAGAACGAATTTGAAAATACTGATGCTTTTAGATGGTTAATCAAGAATGCAGCTAAATTTCACTTTAAGTTATCGTTCACCAAAGATAATAAATATATAGATTATGAACCTTGGCATTGGAGATATGAGGGATCAATTGAAGCTTTAAAAGTTTTTGAAACTTCAAACAGATGA
- the typA gene encoding translational GTPase TypA: MSSSIKEIRNVAIIAHVDHGKTTLVDALLSQSGIFRDNEVIPTCVMDSNDLERERGITILSKNTAVNYKDTRINIIDTPGHADFGGEVERVLGMVDGCLLIVDANEGPMPQTRFVLKKALEKGLRPIVFVNKIDRPRVVPEIAIDKVLDLFLELGADDDQCDFPYLFGSGLSGFAKEEMESNSDNMMPLFEAIIRHVPPPVGDANKPLQLQITTLDYSDFLGRIVIGKIHNGTIKNGQQASLIKENGKTIKGKVSKLLGFEGLQRIDINEAFAGDIVAVSGFDDVNIGETIACPDSPQPLPLIKVDEPTLNMTFVVNDSPFAGKEGKFVTSRQLKNRLERELLTNVALRVEETDSPDRFSVSGRGELHLGILIETMRREGFEFQISQPQVIFREIDNVECEPIETLVLDVPELSVGSCIEKLGSRKAEMKNMQTSSDGRTQLEFLVPSRGLIGFRGEFVRITRGEGIMSHSFYEYKPKAGDFETRRNGVLIAFEEGVATFYALKNAEDRGVYFIKPGVKVYKGMIIGENNRPQDLELNICKTKQLTNMRSAGAEELDTLQSPVDITLERALEYIGPDEMLEVTPDSIRMRKINKKKK, from the coding sequence ATGTCATCTTCGATAAAAGAAATTAGGAATGTCGCAATTATTGCCCACGTAGATCATGGGAAAACAACCCTTGTGGATGCATTGTTATCTCAATCAGGAATATTTAGAGATAATGAAGTTATTCCCACATGTGTAATGGATTCAAATGATCTTGAGAGAGAAAGAGGAATAACAATACTCTCAAAAAATACAGCAGTTAACTACAAAGATACCAGAATTAACATTATAGATACACCAGGTCATGCAGATTTTGGTGGAGAAGTCGAGCGGGTTCTGGGAATGGTTGATGGTTGTCTGTTGATCGTTGATGCAAATGAGGGGCCGATGCCTCAAACAAGATTTGTTTTGAAAAAAGCATTAGAAAAAGGACTTAGGCCTATAGTTTTTGTAAATAAAATTGATAGACCAAGAGTAGTACCAGAAATAGCAATTGATAAGGTACTGGATTTGTTCTTAGAATTAGGAGCTGATGATGATCAATGTGATTTCCCTTATCTTTTTGGGAGCGGCCTATCTGGTTTCGCAAAAGAAGAAATGGAATCTAATAGTGACAATATGATGCCTCTTTTTGAAGCTATTATCAGACATGTTCCACCTCCCGTAGGGGATGCAAATAAGCCTCTTCAACTACAAATAACTACTTTGGACTATTCTGATTTCTTAGGCAGAATTGTAATTGGGAAAATTCATAATGGAACTATAAAAAATGGTCAACAAGCTAGTTTAATTAAAGAAAATGGAAAAACTATTAAAGGCAAGGTTAGTAAATTACTTGGATTTGAAGGATTACAAAGGATTGATATAAATGAAGCATTCGCAGGAGATATTGTTGCTGTTTCTGGTTTTGATGACGTCAATATTGGTGAGACCATAGCATGTCCCGATTCGCCTCAACCACTTCCTCTAATAAAAGTTGATGAGCCGACCTTAAATATGACTTTTGTTGTCAACGATTCACCATTTGCAGGAAAAGAAGGAAAATTTGTTACTAGTAGACAATTAAAAAATAGATTGGAAAGGGAACTTTTAACAAATGTTGCCCTACGGGTCGAAGAAACTGATTCTCCTGATAGGTTTTCAGTTTCAGGAAGAGGAGAATTACATTTAGGTATTTTGATTGAAACTATGAGAAGAGAAGGGTTCGAGTTTCAAATTTCACAACCTCAAGTGATTTTTAGAGAAATTGATAATGTTGAATGTGAGCCTATAGAGACTTTGGTCCTAGATGTGCCTGAACTATCCGTTGGCTCATGTATAGAGAAACTTGGTTCGAGAAAGGCAGAGATGAAAAACATGCAGACAAGTTCAGATGGGAGAACTCAATTGGAATTCCTTGTGCCATCAAGAGGACTAATTGGATTTCGTGGTGAATTTGTTCGGATAACAAGAGGTGAAGGTATCATGAGTCACTCATTTTATGAATATAAACCTAAAGCTGGAGATTTTGAAACTAGGAGAAATGGAGTTCTTATAGCGTTTGAGGAAGGTGTGGCCACATTTTATGCATTAAAGAATGCTGAAGATAGGGGAGTCTATTTCATTAAACCTGGAGTTAAAGTTTATAAGGGAATGATTATTGGAGAGAATAATCGTCCTCAAGATCTTGAGTTAAATATATGTAAAACTAAGCAGTTGACTAATATGAGATCTGCAGGCGCAGAAGAACTTGATACTTTGCAGTCTCCTGTCGATATTACCCTTGAAAGAGCACTTGAATATATCGGCCCAGATGAAATGCTAGAGGTAACACCTGATTCAATTAGAATGAGAAAAATAAATAAGAAGAAAAAATAG
- a CDS encoding DUF309 domain-containing protein, which produces MNEEGTKNFQESLVKALNLFNKHEWYEAHDAFEEIWNCVDGDERQVIQGILQVSVSQFHLSKGNLNGATILLGEGLGRIKTRTKINLGIDLESFCRCLEDLLWKLQYKEALNENDKPSLKPI; this is translated from the coding sequence ATGAATGAAGAAGGTACAAAAAATTTTCAAGAATCCCTTGTTAAGGCTTTAAATCTTTTTAACAAACATGAATGGTATGAGGCTCATGATGCTTTTGAAGAGATATGGAATTGTGTTGATGGTGACGAGAGACAAGTGATCCAGGGGATTTTACAAGTATCGGTTTCACAGTTTCACTTAAGTAAGGGTAATTTAAATGGTGCTACTATTTTGCTTGGAGAAGGTTTAGGGAGAATAAAAACTCGAACCAAGATTAATTTAGGTATTGATCTTGAATCTTTCTGCAGATGTTTGGAAGATTTATTGTGGAAATTACAATATAAAGAGGCTTTAAATGAAAACGATAAGCCTTCTTTGAAACCTATTTGA
- the lptB gene encoding LPS export ABC transporter ATP-binding protein, with translation MNLKIQNVSLSIKGRLIVNDVSIIVNPGEVVGLMGPNGAGKTTTFNLAVGNIKPDEGQVLMNGKNITNLPLPIRSRLGLGYLTQEASIFRDLTVKDNIDLALQNSSYSRAAIRNRREQLINEFNLNNFVDNYGYQLSGGERRRCEIARALSVGRKGPKYLLLDEPFAGIDPLAVNDLKSLILKLSNNGVGILITDHNVRETLLITNKSYVLSEGKILSYGSSTELADNPIVKKYYLGDDFKL, from the coding sequence ATGAACTTAAAAATTCAAAATGTATCCCTTTCAATTAAGGGAAGATTAATAGTAAATGATGTTTCCATAATTGTAAATCCTGGAGAAGTTGTAGGTTTGATGGGACCGAATGGCGCTGGGAAAACTACCACTTTTAATCTTGCAGTTGGCAATATAAAACCAGATGAAGGTCAAGTTTTAATGAATGGTAAAAATATAACTAATCTCCCACTCCCAATCAGATCAAGGCTTGGATTGGGTTATTTAACTCAAGAGGCGAGTATATTCAGAGATCTTACCGTTAAGGACAATATAGATTTAGCTTTGCAGAATTCATCTTATAGTCGAGCGGCAATAAGAAATAGAAGAGAACAATTAATTAATGAATTTAATTTGAATAATTTTGTAGATAATTATGGTTATCAACTTTCGGGAGGAGAAAGAAGGCGATGTGAGATAGCCAGAGCACTTTCAGTCGGTAGAAAAGGCCCTAAATATTTATTATTAGATGAACCATTTGCTGGAATTGATCCTCTAGCTGTTAATGATTTAAAGAGCCTAATTCTTAAATTAAGTAATAATGGGGTGGGTATTCTTATTACAGACCATAATGTGAGGGAAACTCTACTAATTACCAACAAGTCATATGTATTAAGTGAAGGAAAAATCTTATCTTATGGATCATCAACTGAATTAGCAGATAATCCAATAGTCAAGAAGTATTATCTGGGAGATGATTTCAAACTTTGA
- the ccsB gene encoding c-type cytochrome biogenesis protein CcsB, whose translation MILNNLLKNIIYDPVSVLGLLVFYILLVNLPISLGAVFKKKSSYTVRLLTILVNLFITLQLLFRWTISGHFPISNLYESLYFLTWGITMGQLLIEREYKSPIIPSIAIPIELLSVSFACFVLPEDLKLSSNLVPALRSSWLVMHVSVVMLSYAALIMGSLLSASVLFINKNKPLQIRSSSTGIGGFKISNNYPLNDLVDPIEFSNSEELDTLSYRSILIGFVLLTLGLISGAVWANEAWGTWWSWDPKETWAFISWLFYAAYLHMRISKGWQGRRPALLATTGFLVVLVCYLGVNFLGIGLHSYGWIFG comes from the coding sequence ATGATATTAAATAATCTTTTAAAAAATATAATTTATGACCCGGTATCAGTGTTAGGTCTATTAGTTTTTTATATTTTATTAGTTAACTTACCAATATCATTAGGTGCAGTTTTCAAAAAAAAGTCTTCCTATACTGTAAGACTACTCACTATCCTAGTTAATTTATTCATAACATTACAGTTACTTTTTAGATGGACAATTTCGGGACATTTCCCAATTAGCAATTTGTATGAATCTTTATATTTCCTTACTTGGGGGATCACAATGGGACAATTATTAATTGAGAGGGAATACAAATCTCCAATAATACCCTCAATCGCAATACCCATTGAGTTGCTGTCCGTTTCTTTTGCTTGTTTTGTTTTGCCTGAGGATTTGAAATTATCATCCAACTTAGTTCCTGCCTTAAGATCTAGTTGGTTAGTAATGCATGTAAGTGTCGTAATGCTTAGTTATGCGGCATTGATAATGGGTTCTTTACTTTCAGCTTCTGTTTTGTTCATTAATAAAAACAAACCGCTCCAAATCAGAAGTAGTTCTACAGGTATTGGAGGATTCAAAATTTCTAACAACTACCCTTTAAATGATTTGGTTGATCCTATTGAATTTTCTAATTCCGAAGAATTAGATACATTAAGTTATCGCTCAATATTAATAGGTTTTGTTCTTTTGACTCTTGGTTTGATTTCAGGTGCGGTTTGGGCTAATGAGGCTTGGGGCACATGGTGGAGTTGGGATCCAAAAGAAACATGGGCATTTATCTCATGGTTATTTTATGCCGCTTATCTGCATATGAGAATAAGTAAAGGTTGGCAAGGAAGAAGGCCAGCATTATTAGCAACTACAGGCTTTTTAGTAGTTTTAGTATGTTATTTAGGAGTTAATTTCTTAGGAATAGGGTTACATAGTTATGGCTGGATATTTGGATGA
- the rpe gene encoding ribulose-phosphate 3-epimerase: MTESNQTILAGVNRPIQIIPSVLPADWANMGACVKELEEAGVDRIQFDVMDGNFVPNLTFGPEMIAACRKYCNVPFETQLMVSQYNCETMLESYVNATKGTNGEPGVVIAHAEANIHLHRVLGRIRDLGGSPSVALNPHTPFEMIKNIMDMVDHVLVMTVNPGFGGQAYIPTMLNKIREIRNFVIEKNLNVDIEVDGGIKANWTISQCADAGANCFIAGSGMFAYPTLKEGCDDLRKVALEAQKGNVLSEPQ; this comes from the coding sequence ATGACTGAGTCAAATCAAACAATTTTAGCTGGGGTTAATAGACCAATTCAAATAATTCCTTCAGTTTTACCAGCAGATTGGGCAAATATGGGGGCATGTGTGAAAGAGCTCGAGGAAGCTGGGGTAGATAGAATTCAATTTGATGTAATGGATGGGAATTTCGTGCCAAATCTTACATTTGGTCCTGAAATGATTGCGGCGTGCAGGAAATATTGCAATGTCCCTTTTGAAACTCAATTAATGGTTAGTCAATACAACTGCGAAACAATGCTTGAATCTTATGTAAACGCTACAAAGGGAACGAATGGTGAACCAGGAGTAGTAATAGCTCATGCCGAAGCAAATATTCATTTGCATAGAGTTCTCGGAAGGATAAGAGACCTGGGAGGATCTCCTTCTGTTGCATTAAACCCTCATACTCCTTTTGAAATGATTAAAAACATAATGGATATGGTTGATCATGTTTTAGTTATGACAGTTAATCCAGGCTTTGGTGGACAAGCTTATATACCAACAATGCTTAATAAAATCAGAGAAATAAGAAACTTTGTTATCGAAAAAAACTTAAATGTTGACATTGAAGTTGATGGGGGAATAAAAGCAAATTGGACTATTTCACAATGTGCAGATGCTGGAGCTAATTGTTTTATTGCAGGTAGTGGAATGTTTGCTTACCCAACATTAAAAGAAGGATGTGATGACTTGAGAAAAGTTGCACTAGAAGCTCAAAAGGGGAATGTTCTTTCTGAACCTCAATAA
- the glpX gene encoding class II fructose-bisphosphatase, which translates to MNQTLIQEILEVVEQAAIASAKLTGLGQKDEADAAAVEAMRLRMGKIEMKGKIVIGEGERDEAPMLYIGEEVGSGNGPGVDFAVDPCEGTNLCANNQRGSMAVLAASDTGGLFNAPDFYMNKLAAPPAAKGKVDIRNSATENLKILSDCLGLSINELTVVVMDRTRHKDLIKEIRGCGAKVQPISDGDVQAAIACGFAGTGTHCLMGIGAAPEGVISAAAMRALGGHFQGQLVYDPAIAQTSEWADYTKEGNIKRLNEMGITDIDKIYEANELASGENVVFAGSGITDGLLFDGVKFERDCVRTSSLVISTLDSTARFTNTVHIKDGAKSISL; encoded by the coding sequence GTGAATCAAACTTTAATTCAAGAAATTCTCGAAGTTGTCGAGCAAGCTGCTATTGCCTCAGCAAAACTAACAGGACTTGGTCAAAAAGATGAAGCTGATGCTGCAGCTGTAGAAGCAATGAGATTGCGAATGGGCAAAATTGAAATGAAAGGGAAAATTGTTATTGGAGAAGGTGAAAGAGATGAAGCACCTATGCTTTATATAGGTGAAGAGGTTGGCAGTGGAAATGGCCCAGGGGTTGACTTTGCAGTAGATCCTTGTGAAGGAACAAATCTTTGTGCAAATAATCAAAGAGGTTCTATGGCGGTTTTAGCTGCCTCTGATACAGGTGGTCTTTTCAATGCGCCTGATTTTTACATGAACAAATTAGCAGCGCCTCCTGCGGCCAAAGGTAAAGTAGATATTAGAAATTCAGCTACTGAAAACTTGAAGATACTAAGTGATTGCTTGGGCCTTTCTATTAATGAGCTTACTGTAGTTGTAATGGATAGAACTAGACATAAAGATTTAATTAAAGAGATTCGAGGATGTGGTGCAAAAGTACAACCGATTTCTGATGGTGATGTTCAAGCTGCCATTGCATGCGGTTTTGCAGGAACTGGAACACATTGCTTGATGGGTATAGGTGCAGCTCCAGAGGGTGTTATTTCAGCTGCTGCAATGAGAGCTCTCGGCGGACACTTTCAAGGACAACTAGTTTATGATCCGGCAATCGCTCAAACTTCTGAATGGGCTGATTACACAAAAGAAGGAAATATAAAACGTCTTAATGAAATGGGCATAACAGATATAGATAAAATCTATGAAGCAAATGAATTGGCATCGGGAGAAAATGTTGTTTTCGCTGGAAGTGGAATAACTGATGGATTATTATTTGACGGAGTTAAATTTGAAAGGGATTGTGTTAGAACAAGTAGTTTAGTTATTAGTACATTAGATAGTACTGCAAGGTTCACAAATACTGTCCATATAAAAGATGGTGCTAAGAGTATCAGCCTTTAA
- a CDS encoding glutamyl-tRNA reductase, protein MHIVVVGLSHRTAPVEVREKLSIPDQSITESLKALKAFSDVLEVSILSTCNRLEIYALVKDKNTGISSIKEFISEYSGIVFEDLNPHLFCFKQEDAVLHLMKVSAGLDSLVLGEGQILSQVKKMMRLGQENQSTGPILNRLLTQSVSTGKKVRSETNLGTGAVSISSAAVELAQLKIGQEKGFDNLVSLESENVLVVGAGRMSRLLLTHLKSKGCHKLILLNRNIDRALNLAQDFPDLEIVCKGLNELEENISLSSLVFTSTASEEPIIDLTKIEKINLSNRLKFIDIGVPRNISNDVKQHEFVKSFDVDDLQEVVSRNQEFRQKIAKEAESLVEEERIIFLEWWASLEAVPVINKLRSDLELIRKEELQKALSRMGPDFSARERKVVEALTKGIINKILHTPVTKLRSPQSREERQVSLKIVEKLFSLVEEDKNN, encoded by the coding sequence ATGCATATTGTTGTCGTCGGACTGAGTCATCGCACGGCACCTGTCGAAGTGCGTGAGAAGTTGAGTATTCCTGACCAATCCATAACAGAGTCGTTGAAAGCATTAAAAGCTTTCTCTGATGTATTAGAGGTGTCAATTTTAAGTACTTGTAATAGGCTGGAAATATATGCGCTAGTAAAGGATAAAAATACTGGAATTTCATCTATTAAAGAATTCATATCAGAATATTCTGGAATTGTTTTTGAAGATTTAAATCCACATCTTTTTTGCTTTAAACAAGAAGATGCAGTTTTGCATTTGATGAAAGTCTCGGCAGGACTCGATAGCCTCGTTTTAGGGGAAGGACAAATCCTTTCGCAGGTAAAAAAAATGATGAGATTAGGTCAAGAGAATCAATCTACTGGACCAATTCTTAATAGATTATTAACTCAATCAGTTAGTACAGGTAAAAAAGTAAGATCCGAAACAAATTTAGGAACTGGAGCTGTGTCAATCAGTTCAGCAGCGGTAGAACTAGCTCAATTAAAAATTGGACAAGAAAAGGGTTTTGATAATCTTGTAAGTTTGGAATCAGAGAACGTTCTTGTTGTTGGCGCCGGACGAATGAGTAGGCTTTTATTAACTCATTTAAAATCAAAAGGATGTCATAAACTTATCCTTTTAAATAGAAATATTGATAGAGCATTAAATCTTGCTCAAGACTTCCCTGATTTAGAGATTGTTTGTAAAGGGTTAAACGAATTAGAAGAAAACATTTCATTATCTTCGCTTGTTTTCACCAGTACTGCTTCTGAAGAGCCAATTATTGATCTCACAAAAATTGAAAAAATAAATTTGAGTAATAGACTTAAATTTATTGATATTGGTGTACCTAGAAATATATCTAATGATGTCAAACAACATGAATTTGTTAAATCATTTGATGTTGATGACTTACAAGAGGTCGTTTCAAGAAATCAAGAATTTAGACAGAAAATAGCAAAGGAAGCGGAATCTTTAGTAGAAGAAGAAAGGATCATATTTCTAGAATGGTGGGCAAGTTTAGAGGCCGTTCCAGTAATTAATAAACTTAGATCAGATTTGGAGTTAATTAGAAAAGAGGAATTGCAAAAAGCACTTAGCAGAATGGGACCAGATTTTTCAGCTAGAGAAAGAAAAGTTGTGGAAGCTCTGACTAAAGGAATAATTAATAAAATACTTCATACGCCAGTCACCAAGTTGAGAAGTCCTCAATCAAGAGAAGAAAGACAAGTTTCTTTGAAAATTGTTGAAAAATTGTTTTCCTTGGTAGAAGAGGATAAAAATAACTGA
- a CDS encoding glucose-1-phosphate adenylyltransferase yields the protein MKRVLAIILGGGKGSRLYPLTKMRAKPAVPLAGKYRLIDIPISNCINSGIEKMYVLTQFNSASLNRHIGRTYNLNGPFGQGFVEVLAAQQTPDSPKWFEGTADAVRKYQWLFQEWDVDEYLILSGDQLYRMDYSLFVQHHRDNGADLTVAALPVDEAQAEGFGLMRTDDVGNIKEFSEKPSGEKLKAMAVDTSKFGLSKESAAEKPYLASMGIYVFSRNTLFDLLNKFPNYTDFGKDIIPEALNRGDTLKSYVFDDYWEDIGTIGAFFESNLALTEQPKPPFSFYDEKFPIYTRPRFLPPSKLVDAQITDSIVCEGTILKACSILHCVLGVRSRIESDSVLEDTLVMGADFFESPEERIELRKGGGTPLGVGEGTTVKRAILDKNTRIGDNVVIINKDRVEEADKPELGFYIRNGIVVVVKNATIANGTVI from the coding sequence ATGAAGCGTGTTTTGGCCATAATCCTCGGAGGAGGAAAAGGTTCTAGACTTTACCCTCTAACAAAAATGAGGGCTAAACCTGCTGTGCCATTGGCAGGTAAGTATCGTTTGATAGATATACCGATTAGTAATTGTATAAATTCAGGCATTGAAAAAATGTACGTATTGACCCAGTTCAATAGTGCATCTCTAAATAGACATATAGGAAGAACCTATAATTTAAATGGCCCTTTTGGCCAAGGATTTGTGGAGGTTTTAGCTGCACAACAGACTCCTGATAGTCCGAAGTGGTTTGAAGGTACTGCTGATGCTGTAAGAAAATACCAATGGTTATTTCAAGAATGGGATGTTGATGAATATTTAATATTGTCAGGTGATCAGCTGTACAGAATGGACTACAGTTTATTTGTTCAACATCATAGAGATAATGGAGCGGATTTAACTGTTGCAGCTTTGCCTGTTGATGAAGCCCAAGCAGAAGGTTTTGGCCTCATGAGAACCGATGATGTAGGAAATATAAAAGAATTCAGTGAAAAGCCTTCTGGAGAGAAGTTGAAGGCAATGGCCGTAGATACTTCAAAATTTGGATTAAGTAAGGAGTCAGCTGCCGAAAAACCATATCTAGCCTCTATGGGGATTTACGTTTTTAGCAGAAATACTCTCTTCGATCTTCTAAATAAATTTCCTAATTATACGGATTTTGGTAAGGACATAATTCCAGAAGCCCTCAATAGAGGCGATACTCTTAAAAGTTATGTATTCGATGATTATTGGGAAGATATCGGCACAATTGGGGCATTCTTTGAGTCAAACCTTGCATTGACTGAGCAACCAAAACCTCCATTTAGTTTTTATGATGAGAAATTTCCAATTTATACTAGACCTAGATTTTTACCACCTTCTAAACTTGTAGATGCTCAAATTACTGATTCAATTGTTTGTGAAGGTACAATCTTAAAGGCATGCAGTATTTTACACTGTGTTTTAGGTGTAAGAAGCAGGATTGAAAGTGACTCTGTTCTTGAGGATACTCTTGTTATGGGAGCCGATTTCTTTGAATCTCCTGAAGAGAGGATTGAATTAAGAAAAGGGGGCGGAACGCCTCTTGGAGTAGGTGAAGGAACTACTGTAAAAAGAGCAATTCTTGATAAGAATACAAGAATTGGCGATAATGTCGTGATCATTAATAAAGATCGAGTAGAAGAAGCAGATAAGCCAGAATTAGGCTTTTATATCAGAAATGGAATTGTCGTAGTAGTTAAAAATGCAACTATTGCAAACGGAACTGTTATTTAA
- the gndA gene encoding NADP-dependent phosphogluconate dehydrogenase, giving the protein MSKAHFGLIGLGVMGENLVLNAERNGFSSVVFNRTYSKTEEFLQGRGLGKKIEGAETLQEFVNKLERPRRILMMVKAGPATDAVIDNISGYLEEGDLLIDGGNSQFKDTERRVNTLESKSFGYIGMGVSGGAKGALEGPSMMPGGTKASYDAIESLLTKMAAKVEDGPCVAYVGPGGSGHFVKTVHNGIEYGIEQILAEAYDLMKRVKGMNGQQMSEVFGIWNNTDELASYLVEITEICLNTKDEITGDDVVEKILDKAGQKGTGLWTVVSALELGVSVPTIYASLNARVMSSLKEQRSEIEKTIPSKEIEDFDLGNISDGMKPLFDAVVLATIASYAQGMDILREASEVYNYGLNMPSIAQIWKGGCIIRSKLLSKIQDAYNKDPNLKNLIFDDWFNNQIATRLDNLAKVVSLSTKAGIPVPCLSSTLDYLNSYRTNRLPQNLVQAMRDCFGSHTYERIDKEGSFHTEWMK; this is encoded by the coding sequence ATGTCCAAGGCACATTTTGGTTTAATAGGTCTTGGTGTTATGGGCGAAAATTTAGTTCTTAACGCAGAGAGAAATGGATTTTCTAGTGTAGTTTTTAATAGGACTTACTCAAAAACCGAAGAATTTTTACAAGGTCGTGGCCTTGGGAAGAAAATAGAAGGAGCAGAAACTCTTCAAGAATTTGTTAATAAGCTAGAGAGACCCAGAAGAATTCTAATGATGGTAAAAGCTGGGCCCGCAACAGATGCTGTCATTGATAATATTTCTGGATATCTCGAGGAAGGTGATTTATTAATAGATGGCGGCAACTCTCAATTTAAAGATACAGAAAGAAGGGTGAATACTCTTGAAAGTAAAAGTTTTGGATACATTGGGATGGGAGTTTCTGGAGGGGCCAAAGGAGCTTTAGAGGGTCCAAGTATGATGCCCGGAGGTACTAAGGCTTCATATGATGCAATAGAAAGCTTATTAACAAAAATGGCTGCCAAAGTAGAAGACGGACCATGTGTTGCATATGTTGGACCAGGAGGTTCAGGTCATTTTGTGAAAACTGTTCATAACGGAATTGAATATGGAATTGAACAAATACTTGCAGAAGCTTATGACCTTATGAAGAGAGTCAAAGGTATGAACGGTCAGCAAATGTCAGAGGTATTTGGTATTTGGAATAATACTGATGAATTAGCTTCTTATCTTGTTGAGATAACAGAGATTTGTCTAAATACAAAAGATGAGATAACTGGAGATGATGTCGTGGAAAAAATATTAGATAAAGCTGGCCAGAAAGGTACAGGGTTATGGACTGTTGTAAGTGCTCTAGAACTGGGGGTATCAGTCCCAACTATTTATGCATCTTTAAATGCAAGAGTAATGAGTTCTTTAAAAGAGCAACGTAGTGAGATTGAAAAAACTATTCCATCTAAAGAGATAGAGGATTTTGATTTAGGAAATATATCAGATGGAATGAAACCTTTATTTGATGCTGTAGTCCTTGCCACAATTGCTAGCTATGCCCAGGGTATGGACATTTTAAGAGAAGCATCTGAAGTATATAACTATGGTTTGAATATGCCGTCAATTGCTCAAATATGGAAAGGTGGTTGCATAATTAGATCAAAATTATTAAGTAAAATTCAAGATGCTTATAACAAAGATCCTAATCTAAAAAATTTAATTTTTGATGATTGGTTCAATAATCAAATTGCGACAAGATTAGATAACTTAGCTAAGGTTGTTTCTTTATCCACAAAAGCTGGTATACCAGTACCATGTCTATCCAGTACCTTAGATTATTTGAATAGTTATAGAACCAATAGACTTCCTCAGAACCTTGTTCAGGCAATGAGAGACTGTTTTGGCTCTCATACATATGAAAGAATTGATAAGGAAGGTAGTTTTCATACTGAATGGATGAAATGA